ATGCCACAGAGCGCGGGGTCACAGTTCGCGGTCGGATCAGCGATGGGGGACGCGAAAATGGAGCGGATTGCGACAGTAGCATAAACAACTGTATTTAATAAACCACAGACTGTAAAAGTGTATAATCTTTTTATACATTAGAAAACCACAGAAACCTCAGGCAGGTTTTAGCTTCCTCAACTTGAATGATATTTACTGATTAAAAACTGTTCAGTGTGAGGTATTATCAATGTAAACAGGAAATCTTAAATGCATATTGCTCACTTTTGTTGCACTTTATGTGTATTAGATTTACAACACAGCACGTTTTGTTTCCAATGTGAATCAACCTCTAAGTTTACAGCCCCATTATAGAAATGGCATCACCCTGATGTTGATAGAGTTAATTTTGTTATACAGTGTAGTTCTACAAAaagtgtgtatgtatatataatgtcaCACTGTCAGtgtgggtggggtgggggtgttcTATGCCAAAAGAGATTAAGCAAAAGCTGCTATTTGACCAAGAACTTATCTTTTATTACTACAGTATTCAAAGTTTTCTGAaaaaccttaaagtttatggGCCCAGAAAGTAATGggcaaagttatatatatagcCAGAAAGATAAAGTGTAGCCGAGATAAGGTAAATGTAGACCTTTTATAACAGAGTTACTTACCACTACATTGTAGGTATCATCTACAACTTTCTTCTAACTTTCATGCAACCTGGTGGCACCAAATTGTACTGGCAGCCATGACGGGAAAAAATTCCAGCTTATTTTAATTGAATTTGCATCTCTCTTGTTTTACACGTCCAGATGATAAATAAAAGGTTTAACCATTTGGTCGAACCTTGAAAGTTTTGATTGATGCTTTTGCTGCTAATGTTTGTACTACTGTAAGTGTTGTTTGTGCTTTACTTTGGAAGGTTAaactttgtgtaaaaaaagttaGGTCAATGAACATGTACTTTATTATTTGTATTCAAGAAACACAACACAATAAAAGAATTCAATGCCTAACTTCAGTTGGTATTTCTTGTGTCTGTTATTCTAGGCACTAAAACATATCCCTGGGACCTCTCAGGGTTTATGTTTTATAAGAAAATGTCCCTACCAGATCCATAATGTACATATGCTGATTAAATTATGCTTAAAGCAGCCATTCACAGTCTCAaaagcagagtttgtgtcataGTCATACAGACGACACATATATGCAAGACAGTGAACATCATAGGCATTGTCCCAACAAATGAAATCTGGGTTTGACAGCTTTATTTTGAAACCGAACAtagatataacgctagttctcctttatcTGCGAGGTAACATACAACTGTATATCCGTTATTCTTAAAGACAGCGTAATAAGTAGAAAGATAGTGGTTTCCAAAATTGCAATAGTTTCAACATCATACTCTAATATTCTAGCATTTTGAAACCTTCATATATCAACTTGATACCCCGGTTCTAaatgcaacagatataggttaccccgcagataaaggtgaactaacgttaccgtTACGAAGCTGACGTCACCGGCGCTGCCTCCAGCTGGACCTGAGCACGGTTCTGTACCAGTccgctgccatggcaaccagaCGTCACCGGCGCTGCCTCCAGCTGGACCTGAGCACTGTTCTGTACcagtctgttgccatggcaaccagcaCCTGGTCCAGCATGATGGTAAAGAgagactctcctcaaacaccgGACCTCAGACTTTACGTTCCAACCAAGAAATTGCCCCTACCAGATCCATAATGTACATATGCTGGCATGATTAAACTGTGCCTAAAGCAGCCAGTTATATTGCAGCCACTgaaagcagagtttgtgtcacacagactacaTGATGGAAGACAGTGAACATCAGGCATTGTCCCAACATATGAAAGCTATGAAATGACAGCTTTATTTTAAAACTAAACATGAAAGCTGACATCATGGCGCTGCCTCCAGCTGGACCTGAGCACGGTTCTGTACCAGTccgctgccatggcaaccagaACCTGGTCCAGTATGATGGCGGTGAGGCCCCAGACTCGGTGCGGGCCGCCAAGCCAGACGGGCATCGTGTAGCTGTAGTTGTCATGGCGACGCTTCATGGTGGTGTAGCGCTGGTGGGCGGGGTCGAGTAGATGGGAGAAGGACATTGGGAACACTGCCGCTACCTGggtaaacataaacaacaacaactgtttacATCATGGTGGGTTATCCCTATAGCATGTCATCCGTAAAGCAGGTTTTCAGTCCacaatttctgtcaaaaaaCAACCTTTCCCTTTAGTCATCCTAAAACAGATTTTTAGATCCCTACACCATGCAAACACACATAACCGTTGCCTGACAGGAAACAACAGAtgataaactggatagtgagtgagtggacATGTGTGATCCGAAAtcacgtcatccataaaaacaGGTCTGTAGTCTATCAcaagaatacagtgcagtaccCACCTCCCTGGGGCTGAGCTTGAGTTTTGCTGGGTCCACCTCCCCCACATTTCCCAGCACAGCCACCACAGTCATGGTGTTTCTCTGTAAGAGTGTCAGGAATTATATATAGTTATGCACATTTATTCAAGATAAAGCCATACATTGTTTTCCAGGTATTAGatgatatatactagtagccACATGTACCTACACTTGCAACCATCAAGTACAGTCGTAAGTGAATGGTCCAAATACATAATGAACAGTCCCCCCCATACCAGCCCTGTCAGGGACAGGCTTGAGTGGCCCCTACAGATCATAATGAACAGTCCCCATGTACCTATCCTGCAAGATACAGACTTGGACTCCACACATCATGGACAGTCCCCATGTACCTAGTACTTAGAACCCTGTCAGGATGAGGTTTGATTAATAGTGATTAATGTTACCATATAGCAATGTCATAGCAAGAAATGTACCATTTTGCCTTGCACTGTACACCTGTgacaataaactttgacttgactagGCCTTGACTGGCCCCCACGTATACTGAACAGTCCCCTGTACCTACCCTGTCAGGTATAGGTTTGAGCGGTCCCCATATATAATGAACAGTCCCCTGTACCTACCCTGTTGGGTATAGGTTTTAGCTGGCCCCAGACATCCACAGTGCTGGATGGGATGCCCAGTTCCTCCTCGGTCTCCCGTAATGCTGTGTGCACGACGTCGCGATCGGTCTTGTCACACATGCCACCCGGAAAACTGGGAGCCATGTCGAGAAAGAAGAAATCAAAcacatcaagaaaaaaattatagctTCAGATACTGACTAATAAAATAATAGTACGTACTAACTGTGTCTTAAGTCTTATAAGGTGTGGTTTTCTTGGCAacttctctttcagtcttaTGGTAACTGCCTATTGATTTACATTTGTGCAAAGTAATTTTGGATAATCTGTATACTTAGTGTTCGCTGTGTACAAAAGAGAGAAAAAGCATGTAAATTAAACTAAGTATGGGCTTTTATACTATTCCCTTTTTATCCCACTTACTTCATGTAGCCAAAATGGGGCATGAAAtaatgcaataaacttcattgtcattgtcgttCGTTATATATTATAATGACACAAAATCAGACAGTTACTTGTGTTGGAAAGATTGTATAAACTTCTTTCAATCATCTAAGACCCTGACCTGACTTCCCCTCTGTGACTCCTTAACCTTGATGACCTGAGAGTGAGCAGCACAGAAGGAACTCCCTTCACTGTACAGAGGGGCACCAGCACTGCAGCACCCACCGCAATCTTCTCATTGGTCACAATACTCCTCATCTTGGGTATCCTCTCCAGCGTCCTCCGCTTGCTCTCCTCTAGGAGGATGTTCTGGATAGCTGCCTCCTTGGAGAAGGACGTCGCTGAAGAGAGCTTGCGGCACAACGTTTTATTGGCACTGAGAAATGTGACATGTTTTCCTTGAAATTTAGTTCTGTTTGACTTTGAGATGTCACCTTTTGTGTGAGTTGAGGAAAGGTTCGTATTTTGGTAGCACACAGTTCTTGCACTCAAAACCAAAACTCTCTGAGGTATATGGTTACTCTGGAGGACAGGAATCCACAGCTTCATAGCTACCGAATGGCATACAAGACAGTTCATCTAGGAGAAAAAACAAAGCATtaaatttttttggaaaaaaaggacAAACTACATGCTTATTGCTATATGTCTCTAACTTAAGCTGCAGTCATGTTTGTGAAATACGTTGTATTGTAGTACAGATCATTAGAAGTCCTACTTAGTTTATTTACCGAGCTGAGCTCCTATTCTCacatgtatgactatgaggTGAGTATTAGTATGAgaggatacagatacagatacagaggcaAGGTAAACTGACTAGGACTCAAGGGCACCCAGGCTATTGTTGTCATAGTAGGTGTCAACGATAATCAAATACTAAACAGTCAATTATCATCTAACACAATCTTGGTTATCTCAACACAATCTTGAGATTATACATCTGAGCCTGGAATGATATAGCTAATATCAATAAACTTGTGGAACACAAGTAGAATTCCAATTTAAGTGaggatctacatgtatctgtatctgtatgcaTAAAGTTTAAAGAAGTATCCTTTCTTTTCTATGACATTTCAAAATCTACAGATTTCAACAGCAGGCAttagggatgtgtaccggtacagtgtaccgatacagtaccggtacaatcaattaggtacagatacaaaaataccggaaccctggtgtaccggtactggacctgtatctaattagtgcaagccaggcagaATAACAGGTCAGgagatggccactttgacagataaaattactgtgaaatcaccatagcagtctctgagccccagtgagggaaaaagcaacaagggtcaaatttttgttgcatcatgtgtctaccataataaacacgtttttattggttcaaacatgcttctaccctttttaatacattgttttgctattataacataatataacataatattatgatatgatattcaatgccatgcatttaggtccggactcattaggtccggacctgtacctaaacctctggattcgaatccggacctgtacctaaacgtgggtttaggtacgcatccctagcaggcatacaaaaagtcatgttaAGGTGATTCAGAAAGCTACACAAGTACAAAGTATGTATTATGTATTCTGAATGCTTTATTTCttgtagtactagtaacaatgTCATGAAAGGCATGTGCATGCATACAGAAGTGAAATTGTTATAAAAGAATGTGTTtaaagaaatatatacaaattgtCATGTATACATCACTGCAGGTGACTTTGCCAAAATGAATCAGATTTCAAATGATTCCATCTTTGCATCTTTCCTGTTGAAAGTGTTGTAACAGCGCCACCTATCAAGACTCCATAGCAGTGCACAGTAtaaacttgtactgaccaagAAGTGACAGAAAATATCCTGCATTTGCTGGCAAATAATAAATATCTTTAGTATGAATCATCACTCTGTGTCCAGATATACAGCAAAAGTTCTTGTATTGTGGACAAATATGTTGCCAAAATGGCCAGATGGCCCCAACACAGGAATAGTTATCATTACAATTTGGATTGCAGTCTTTATAATGCCTTTATTCATCAATCATATGAATCAACACCCCGGCAGACAGCCAAACTTGCTGAGGTGCGCTGCTCGCTTAGCGGGCAGCAGTGTCTCGTTGTGTACGTAGAAGTCGCAGGGGTAACACCAGACGGACAGATCAGCGTAACTCAACACCATGCTGTGTCCCGTCGTCTCCCCGTGACGCACCATGTGTTCCTTCACGAACCTCCCACAGTGCACCTGGTAGCAGTGCAGGCACACCCAGTTCTCGGAGGCATCACCGCAGGTAATGCACGGCGCCGACGCGTCCAGACCGTCGCTAGGGAGCGTTGCTATGGTTTCCAGATGCGGGCACCATGTCAACGGCACCACGGCAAACATGTTGTCAGGCACGCCTTCTCCACCAATCAGGTCGCAGATCGTTGAAGATGATGCGGATTCAGAACCTCCTACAGCGCCCTCCTCAGAagtggttgccatggcagcggATGAGCTGCTCTCATTGGTGGGAGGCTGGTCATGTGACCTGTCACCACTGCCTGAGGGTTGTTGGTCGGCCATGTTGTGTTTTCCCTGATGAGTGTTTGTTCTACTCAGGAATGAGCCTCTACAGTATCTGGGCGtgagaaaacaaaagacaaaaatccCAGTTAGCTGTGACCGAAACACAAAGGTTGATTACATAGATGTGAAAACTTTTCTTCTGCATAGGTAGTGGACCTATACTATATAGTCTGTATTTTTCTGGTGATGCCTGCTGATGCCTGGGAGTATGTCATTTGTTTTCACGTACCAATTCTACGAGTGGTTCGGAGttgaatgcccccctccccacaagcATAGTTTTtctaacgaaaaaaaaaatagttcacTTACCTTTTACAGAGTTTTTTCAACTTTATTCCTTTCTCACAGATGACAGGTTAGGCCTTCTGTTGTCTGTAACACAATTTTACGTCGCAGCAAGGAGGAAATAAAGAAACTCTGCAAGAAACGGACAGGACACGAAAAACTCGAGTTCCGTGTCACCCTCAACTTTGACCCAGAAAATACAAGACTATCACAACTGCAGTAGTAGGGGTCGTAggattgtcattttttcttaacaggatttttacaataaaataCCTTTTAAAATCAATGTGCATACATTAGAACAATTAAATAGAATGTATTTATCTAGTTTATAAAGTATTTTCTTTATCTAAATGATTGTTTTACAGTAATCTATGACTTTCAAAGGGAGTAAACCTTAGCCTCCCTCTACAGTAATGGTATATCCCACGTAGGTCACGCAGAGGtcgtccaacatggcggcaccaGCTCGAAAATCTGTGGAGTTTTTCTACGACGTTTTGTCGCCGTACACATGGCTGGCGTTCGAGGTGAGGGAACCATTTATCGAAACCTTTAAAGAAGCATTTTTCCTTTCTATATTTACGCCTTTAGAGGGAGAATTATTGTTGTTCGCCGATATACTTAAAGTTTAACcttgggggtggggagggggcggggcaaACTTTTCCGACTGGACCCAGGAGGTAAACAGAATATTACGCGCGAAATGATACATCGGAGTGGGTAGTAGAAAATGTGACTTACTAGGCTCACTCTCACATGCTTTCTGTTGTGTAGGTGTTATAAAACAGtgaaaatctgcttggagaaaagtGTGTAGGGCAAAGTCCAAATTCTGTAGGTCATGTTTGGCAACTGTTtacctgaatttacctgaattgcagagatttgatttattttcaacgACTTTgttcagtgcaaggccattgaccacttctaggcactgaacttcACTCACTGTGGCAGCctttcttctccctaagtcagaaacatcgagctttagcaagttcgactaactgaaagcaggggttacgaggctgctcggtaAATTCCCTACACCATTTGGCCGAAATGGTTTTGATCCGCTCAAGCCGGGAAGGTCCCGTACTCTTTTAGACAAGTATAGCTGGTTCTTTTACGTGCGTGGAATTTGGCTGTCCCTGAACGtggaacctccatttaatgtcctatctgagggacgtccttagccgaagctaggtactcaattttcacctgagtaaagtgaggaaagctgtgtgaagtgccttt
The window above is part of the Branchiostoma floridae strain S238N-H82 chromosome 14, Bfl_VNyyK, whole genome shotgun sequence genome. Proteins encoded here:
- the LOC118430596 gene encoding nucleoside diphosphate-linked moiety X motif 8-like isoform X1, which translates into the protein MNCLVCHSVAMKLWIPVLQSNHIPQRVLVLSARTVCYQNTNLSSTHTKGDISKSNRTKFQGKHVTFLSANKTLCRKLSSATSFSKEAAIQNILLEESKRRTLERIPKMRSIVTNEKIAVGAAVLVPLCTVKGVPSVLLTLRSSRLRSHRGEVSFPGGMCDKTDRDVVHTALRETEEELGIPSSTVDVWGQLKPIPNRRNTMTVVAVLGNVGEVDPAKLKLSPREVAAVFPMSFSHLLDPAHQRYTTMKRRHDNYSYTMPVWLGGPHRVWGLTAIILDQVLVAMAADWYRTVLRSSWRQRHDVSFHV
- the LOC118430596 gene encoding nucleoside diphosphate-linked moiety X motif 8-like isoform X2 — encoded protein: MNCLVCHSVAMKLWIPVLQSNHIPQRVLVLSARTVCYQNTNLSSTHTKGDISKSNRTKFQGKHVTFLSANKTLCRKLSSATSFSKEAAIQNILLEESKRRTLERIPKMRSIVTNEKIAVGAAVLVPLCTVKGVPSVLLTLRSSRLRSHRGEVSFPGGMCDKTDRDVVHTALRETEEELGIPSSTVDVWGQLKPIPNRRNTMTVVAVLGNVGEVDPAKLKLSPREVAAVFPMSFSHLLDPAHQRYTTMKRRHDNYSYTMPVWLGGPHRVWGLTAIILDQVLVAMAADWYRTVLRSSWRQRHDVSFHV
- the LOC118429837 gene encoding histone deacetylase 6-like, whose translation is MADQQPSGSGDRSHDQPPTNESSSSAAMATTSEEGAVGGSESASSSTICDLIGGEGVPDNMFAVVPLTWCPHLETIATLPSDGLDASAPCITCGDASENWVCLHCYQVHCGRFVKEHMVRHGETTGHSMVLSYADLSVWCYPCDFYVHNETLLPAKRAAHLSKFGCLPGC